From Gemmatimonadaceae bacterium:
AAGCACGCGGCGACTTTACCTCGACTGGCCGTCCAACTCGCGCTTCTGGTTCCGAGCGCTGTCGCTGATCACCCTCCTTGCATCATGCTCGGTGCTCACTACCGGGCCGGATGTTTCCAGCGTAAGCGGGGGCTATAAGTTAGAGGCTGTGGATGGGCAGCCATTACCCGTGATTATTGAGAATACGGCGTGTCCACGTGAGATTTTTGACGGCGAACTTCATCTCGATCCGAAGGTCTCGAACCGGCGGGCGCTATACGGCATCATCGTATACGCGAGATTGAGGTGCGATCCGAATCGCGTTCTCCAGGGAGAAGCCGGGACACCGCTCTTCGATCTGGGCCGCTGGAGTCTGGATGGCAGACGAGTAAATTTCAAGTCGAGCGAAGGCTACGGCGACTATTCAATCACATCGGTAGACCCCGGACCCGCCGACGGTCTTCCAGGTCCCACGCTCGTCATTAATCGCGATGGACGGCAGTATAGATTTCGACGCGACCGTCTTTTCGGTCAGCTGCCCTGAGTTCGACGGTTTATCAGGCGTGTTGCGCTCCTGGGTGCACCGAACCTGACTGCGCTGCACGGCTTACTCACAGACACGCCGAAATAGGTTTTCTCGAAGTTCATGGCTCGCCGGATCATTCAATTGGGCGTAGGTGACCGCAACCAGCGCCGCTGGAGCCGCATGGCTACAGTGGCTGAGAGACTACCCGGCACGTTGCATGGGAGACGATCAAACTGGCTCGATAAGTACCTTTCAGGTCGACACGTAATCCCGCCCCTTCCACTGTACGTTCTGCCCTCGCATTACAGCTCGCAGGAATATGTAGAAGATGACTGCGCCTCCAAGGGGATAAAGAAAGGCGTACCAGAGCGGCTCGCCGATGCGCCGGTAGATGTCAAGCCACCAGACGAGAGATACCGTGCTGACGACGACCGCCCAGACGTAAATGACGGTCGCAACCGGCTGCACGAGCGATATCAACAGAACGACCAGTGGCAGAACGCTCCACAGAGGCGCAAGAAGGAGAAGCAGGGGGAAGAAGAATCGTCCCACTCGTCCCATCGGAACGGAATCGCGACCGCCTGCGTAAACATTCTTCCCCCAGCCGTGGACGAGTTCGCCAAATGACGTGTACATCCGCGTCGAGAGCTGCTCGATTCCTTCCTCCAGCACTACATGCTTGCCGCGTGCGAAGAAGCGTTGCGCCATCATCATATCGTCAGCGACATGGGACTTGACCAGCGAATGGCCGCCAAGCTCGTCGTATGCCCGGCGCTGAACGAACAGACACTGCCCGTTGGCGATCTTGTCACTGGTTTGCCGTGATTTCGTGACGCTCTCCGTGCCGCCGTATCGCACCGCCATTATTCCGAAAATGTGGGGCTGGACGATTCGCTCCCAGAAACTTCCCAGCTCCTGTCGTCCCATCACCGAAAAGAGGTCGGCGTTTCGCCGCATGATTGCGTTGACCGACCGGGTCAGCAGGTCGGGCGCATGCTGTGTGTCAGCGTCGGCGAAGCACAGGATGGTTCCGTTTGCAGCACTCGCGCCGGTGTTGCATGCCCATTGTTTTCCGAACCATCCCTCAGGAGGATGCGAATTGTCGATCACGCGGACGCGGGAATCCCGCAAGGCGATGGCGCGCGCGAGTTCACCGGTGCCGTCGGCGGACTGGTCGTCGATGACAACAACTTCACATTCAGGGTACGTCGTGGTGAGAACCGAATTCAGGCAGCGTTCGATATTGCCCGCCTCGTTCCGCGCCGGTATCACGATCGTCACCAATGGCGCGGGCGAGGGCGGCTCGACACTCTCGGAAGCGAGCGATACCGAGTGTCGCACACGGAGAGCGGTGGCGATGTGCGCGATCACCCAGGGCAAGGCCGCTGCGGCGCCGATCAGAGTTTCCATCACGGGAGAAAACTAAGCGTATCCTGCCGCCGCCTCTCTCGAAAGTCTCCCCCGGACATCGATACCCGAATCGCTGACAGTCAGCCCGTTCCCTCCACCCCTCCCGAGCTTTTCATCGACTCGGCGTCAGCAGGCTCGCCGCCCAATGATGTCGTACCACTACTCGCAGGATTCTGGCGCGCTGCGTCAGGGCCAGGCTTTTCGCTACCTTCGGCCTCAGTGCGCTGACCGGCTGGTGACTTCCCGGCCCGGTCATCGCTCGTTCCGTCGCCCTGATCGGCAGGGTCAGGTGGCCTGATAGTTCCTTCTGATTCAGACCCTTCCGACTCGATCGCTCCCATGCTTTCCTCGCGGCTGCCGGAGGTCGATGATGAACCAGCAGTGTGCTGGTCCCTGGGGCCCGATCCGCGGACAGGCCCCCTCTGTTTTTCGTCTGCCACTATTGCTCCATTGTTTCACGTATGCCCGCTTGAAATGGCAATGCATATGCCATCGCGCCACGTTCGTTGACTCGCCTCACCCGCGTTCCTACGTTTGCCGACCCCAATGAACGACAAACTTTTCGGTTCCATCCAACCCCTCGGCCCCGGATCACGCGTTGCGCTCGTCGCACCCGCAGGAATCGTATTGGACCGCATGCATATCCTCCGCGCCGAGGAGAACGTGCGATCATTCGGCTGGACTCCAGTAACCGGCGCACACGCTACGTCGGCGTTCGGCTACCTCGCCGGCCGGGACCCGGAACGGTTGAGCGATCTGAACACTGCCTTTAGATCTACCGACATCGATGCCATCTGGTGCGTGCGGGGGGGATACGGCTCGATGCGATTGCTCCACGAAGTCGACTACGCGGCGTTCGCAGCCAATCCACGCCCCCTCATCGGCTTTTCCGACATCACCGCCCTGCACTCAGCGATTCACTCCCAATGCGGTTCAGTGACTTTTCACGGTCCCACCGCACGCGGAGTTCTTGGCGATTTCTCGCGTGAGTCGCTGCGCCTCGCGCTCGTCGAGCAACGCGATCCGTGTGGCGTTGCCGCAAACGGACGCGAGCTGACAGCGGGCCGCGCACGTGGCCGGCTGATCGGCGGAAATCTCGCGCTCGTAACTGCACTTCTCGGAACGCCTTTTGCGGCCGACTTCGACGATGCGATACTCGTCCTCGAGGATATCGGCGAAGCAGTCTACAGGGTCGATCGGATGCTCAGGCAGCTTCTGCTTGCCGGAGCGTTGCCACGGTGCGCCGGGATGGTAGCAGGCGATTTCCGAATGCCGGTGAAGGATCTCGAACCAGGGAACCGCACTGTCGATGACCTCCTGGGAGAGGCAGCCGAGGAAGCTCGCATACCCTGCCTTGCGGGTGCACCTTTCGGCCATATTCCCAATCAATGGACGTTACCACTCGGCGCTATCGCCGAGCTCGACACCGGCAAAAAATCGCTGCGAGTGGTCGCGCCAAACCACAGGAGCATTCAATGACCCACAATACAGGCGCTGAGCTGATCGACCAGGCAAAAGCACGCGTCAAGCAGATGGCTCCGGCCGACGCCATCAGTGGCCGGACGGACGATACGGTGTATCTGGATGTGCGTGAACCAAATGAGTGGAATCTCGGGCATGTGCCTGGCGCGATTCATATTCCGCGAGGAATGCTGGAGAGCAAGGTCGAAGAGCTGATATCCCGTGACAAGCGAGTGGTGATCTACTGCGCGAGCGGAAATCGATCTGCGCTGGCCGCAGACACCATGCAACAGATGGGATATGACGATGTCTGCTCGATGTCCGCGGGTTTTCGCGGGTGGGCTGATTCGGGTGGCCAGGTCGAATCGTGATTGAAGTCGATGAGTTCGAGCTATGGCGCGACCGGGATGAAGACTCTCCCCTCATAATTCGCGGTGATGCTCGAATCCCATCTGATGCCAAGGCAACCGTGGTCATCTGCCACGGATTCAAGGGGTTTGCGCGTTGGGCGTTCTTCCCCTATCTCGCCGACCGGATTGCGACCGCCGGGCTGGGAGCCATCACCTTCGACTTTTCCGGCAGCGGAATTGGTGAAGATCGCGAGAACTTCACCAATCCCCACGCGTTCACGAATAATACCTTCACCCAAGAACTCGACGATCTGGACGCGGTGATCGCTGAAGCAAGAGTGAAGGACTGGATCGGGGAGGGATACGGTCTGTTCGGACACTCGCGCGGCGGTGGCGTCGCCGTCCTGCACGCGTCCCGCAATCCGGACGTCAGAGCGCTGGTGACGTGGGCGGCCATTTCTGATCCCAACCGCTGGCCAGCAGACGTAGTGGCGCTGTGGAAAGCGCTTGGATATATCGATGTGCACAATGCCCGCACAGGCGAAATCATACCGCTCAGCACAGCGATCCTCCACGAGGTCGAAGCACTCGGCGAGACTACTTTGAATATTGACGCGGCGGCTTCCGGGGTCCGCTCGCCCTGGCTCGTGATTCATGGCGACAGTGACGAGACAGTGCCGCACTCCGAGGGCGAGCGGCTTCATCGCTCATCGAGCGAAGTGAGTGAGTTCCGGCTTATCGAGGGCGCAAACCACGCGTTCGATGCCAGCCATCCTCTCACTGAGCCGCCGCAGGCGCTCGACGCAGTGACTCGCGATACAGTTGAATTCTTTTGCCGGCACCTCGCGGCGTCGACTATGTGATACCTCTCGCACTCAGCTCCCATGCGCAGATCAGGCGTCTGGCGATATCGCTGAAGGTGAGACATGCCCCCGCCATTACGCACCCAGGGGCGAAACGGGCATGCGTTGCGCTTCTCATTCGTCTGGGGGCTGTTGCCACACCCGAAATTCTTCTCATTCAGCGGGCAGAGTACGAAGGCGATCCGTGGAGCGGGCAGATAGCGTTCCCCGGTGGGCGGGAAGAACCCGGCGACGAATCGCTTTACGACACTGCAGCACGCGAGACTTTCGAAGAGACCGGGATAGATCTCCGCGCCAACGGCGAACTGCTGGGTACGCTCGACGACCTTCACCCGCTGACGGTCCGGCTGCCGGCCGTCATCGTCCGGCCATTCGTTGTCCTGGTTGCAGATATTACGGAAGTGCGGCACAACCGGGAAGTCGCGAAGAGCTTCTGGGTGCCTTTTCCGAAGTTGTCGGATCGTGCAGTGTGGCGAGAGACGACCGTTGCGGCAGGCGGACACGAGTTTAGCCGTCTGGCGTTTCATCACGAGGGGTGCGTCGTGTGGGGAATGACTGAGCGAATTCTTTCCGGGCTGATAGCGGGAATGGCCCGGGTTTAGCTTGCAGTGGCGAAAAAATTCAGGGATGGCTTAATCCCCCTTCAGCAGACTGCGCGTGGCAACCCAACTTACTGACCGGCCTCCTGACCCAGCGGTTTCACCTCAGCCGGATCCAGGCTGGCGGCGCGCCCGCGTGTCGCCCTCGCTGGCCGAGGTGTACCGCACCGTTCCGGTGACGGGGGCAGGATGGTGGCGCAAGATCCTGGCGTTTGCGGGCCCTGGATATCTCGTCGCGGTTGGTTACATGGACCCCGGCAACTGGGCCACGGATCTGGCCGGCGGTTCGCAGTTCGGATACCGCCTCCTGACAGTGATCCTGATCTCGAATCTGATGGCGATACTGCTTCAGGGTCTTTCGGCCAAGCTTGGAATTGTCACCGGGCGCGATCTCGCGCAGGCGTGTCGCGATAATTACTCGAAGCCGGTCGTCTGGTTTCTCTGGGTCATCTGCGAGCTGGCGATTGCGGCCTGCGATCTCGCGGAGGTGATCGGTTCGGCGATTGCGCTCAACCTGCTTTTCGGGATACCGCTGCCGCTGGGAATCGGGATTACGGCGCTCGACGTTCTGATTGTCCTCTACCTGCAGAACAAAGGATTCAGGTTGCTCGAAGCGCTCGTGATCGCGCTCGTCGGAACCATCGGTGCGTGCTTCCTGTTCGAAATGATAATTTCCAGCCCGCCGATAGCGGAGGTAATGAAGGGATTCATCCCGACCTCGCAGGTGGTCACCAACCCGGCCATGCTCTACGTGGCTATCGGGATACTTGGTGCAACGGTAATGCCGCACAACCTCTACCTGCATTCGTCGATAGTTCAGACAAGACAATACGAGCAGACCAGCGAAGGGAAGAAAACCGCGGTGAAGTTCGCGTTCATCGACTCGACGATTGCGCTCTCGTTCGCGTTGTTCATCAACGCCGCCATTCTGATCGTTGCGGCCGCGACATTCCATACGAGCGGCAACACCGAAGTCGCGGAGATTCAGGACGCGTACAAGCTGTTGACGCCGCTGCTTGGTGCCGGAGCCAGCACGGTGTTCGCGCTCGCGTTGCTGGCGTCAGGCCAGGCATCGACAATTACCGGGACGCTCGCCGGCCAGATCGTGATGGAAGGCTTTCTCAACATCCGCCTCAGGCCGTGGCTGCGCCGCCTCATCACTCGCAGCATTGCGATCGTACCGGCTGCGATTGTGGCCATCCTGTACGGTGAAAGCGGCACCGCACAATTGCTTGTCTTCAGCCAGGTGATCCTCAGCATGCAGCTTTCATTTGCTGTCTTCCCGCTGGTGAGGTTTACCTCCGACAAGACAAAGATGGCCGAGTTCGCCAACCCTGTATGGCTCAAGTCCCTCGCTTATCTGGTTGCGACAGTGATCGCTTCGCTCAACATTTGGCTGCTCGTTCAGTTCTTCACGGGAGCGTGAGCATGTACAAGAGAATACTGGTCCCGGTCGAGAACTCTCCGTTCGATGACGCGATCGTCGATCACGTGAAGTTGCTCGCCAGGATCTGCAATTCCTCGGTTATTCTCATTCACGTCGCCGACGGCTGGGCCGCGCGTAATATTTCTCATCTGAAGTTGAGAGAGAGCGAAGAAATGCAGAACGACCGCGCGTACATCGAGCGCCTCTCGGCGACTCTCGAGGCAGAAGGATTCGATTCCGAAGCAGTACTCGCATCCGGCGATCCTGCTTCTGAGATTTCGGCGGCGGCTGTTCGTGAGGAGTGCGACCTGATTGCGATGTCCACGCATGGCCACAAATTCATTGGCGACTTGATTCACGGCAGCGTGGCGCATGGAGTGCGGCACGGTTCGACGATTCCGGTGTTGCTCGTTCGTGGCAACGCCCGAGGCCGGGGCGCGGCGGGAGCGTGATGGCTGCGCGGCGTGGCCCGTTGCGGCCGGGTGTGCCGGATGCGCAAAGTGAATCGCTGACGGCGCCGGTTGAGGACTATCTCAAGGCCATCTATTCCCTTGGCCGGGGAAGTGTGCCGGTTGCGACCAACGACATCGCGAACAGGCTTCTGCTGGCGCCCGCATCGGTAAGCGGAATGGTGCAGCGTCTGGCGGAGCAGGGCCTGCTATCCTACGAACGTTATCGCGGAGTGACGCTCACCGAGTCCGGGCGAAGAGCTGCCTTGCGCACGCTCCGCCGGCACAGGGTAATCGAAGCCTATCTGTCGGGTGCGCTTGATTATCCCTGGGACCGGGTGCATGACGAAGCCGAGCGCCTCGAACACGCCGCGTCTGACGAGCTCGTTGACCGGATGGCTGAGGTGATGGGCGAGCCGCTGGTGGATCCGCATGGTGCGCCGATACCTTCGCGCGACGGCATGATGGACGAAACCGAGTACATGCAACTCGGGGATATCGATGCCGGGTCGGGGGCGCGGGTGGTGCGCGTAAGCGATGCCGATCCGGAGATGCTGAGATATCTGGCCGAGCTTGGCATTGTTCCCGGTGCAGAGCTTGTGGTGGTGGCGAAAGCTCCGTACGATGGGCCCGTCTCTTTACGGACCGCGGGCAATCTGCTGTCGATCGGCCCCCCGCTTGCTGCCCGGGTCATGGTCGAGCCAATAGCAAACGAAGGGCCTTCGCACTAGGAGCTCAAATGGCGTATCCCTCTGTGACTGAAGCTGGCGAGGCTGCGCCGGCTGCCCATAAACGCCCGGAGAAGGGCGAGCTCGATGTGTACGGGCTGACCCACCGCGGGCTCGTACGGTCGCACAATGAGGACCATTTCCTTGTCTGCACTCTCCAGAAGCGCATGGAGGTGAGTCACACCAGCCTTCCCGATATCTCGCAGCTCGGCGGAACTGAGCGGCTTGCGTTTATCGCCATGGTTGCCGATGGGGTTGGCGGCGCTGCTGCCGGTGAGGAGGCAAGCCGGCTCGCGCTGGAAGGAGTGACGCGTTACGTGTCACAGGCCCTCAGCTGTTTTTACAACAATGACAGCGCCAACGATGCCGGCTTCATGCAGGAGCTCGAGGAGGCGGCACTGAAAGTTCATAATGAGCTGGCAGCTACCGCTGCGGAAAATTCGGCGCTGCGTGGAATGGCGACCACACTTACGCTGTGGATCGGTCTGGGGCCGCGGGCATTTCTCGTGCAGGTTGGCGATAGCCGCTGCTATTCGTTGCGGGGTGGTAAGCTGGTCCAGATTTCACGCGACCAGACGATGGCGGAGGAGATGATAACGCAGGGAGTTCTCTCTCGCGAAGACGCCGCTGGCAGCAGGCTCGCAAACATACTGTCGAGTGCGATTGGCGGGCCGCAGGCAGCGCCTGTGGTGCGCCGGCTGGAACAAGCGGAAGGGTCGGTGGGGCTGCTCTGCAGCGACGGACTCACGCGCCATGTGTCCGACGATCGTATCCGCGACCGGCTGGTGTCGATGACTTCGGCTCAACAGGCTTGCGAGACGCTGCTGCAGGACGCGCTCGATGCCGGTGGGAGCGACAACATCACGATAATTGTTGGCCGGAAGATTCCGGGAGCGGGCGAACTGGTTGCGAGAGATGGCCATTTGGCCTAAATTGATGTACCACTTGCCGAGGGGCCCATGGCCGCCATTCGACCGCATAGCCACCGCGCGGATCAGCTCAGTCACCGGTTCATAACCGGTCTTTTCGGTGGCGACGACTGGCAATCGCTTCATCAGTTGATGCAGACAGGGCTCGAGAAAAAAGCATTCAGGGCACAAACGGTCACCGAGTTTCTCGAGCACGCCGTGACCGAAGTGGCTGCACGGTCGGCATTGCGTTCCTATCTTGTCGCGGATCGATCCTGGAAGCGAAGGGTGAGCGAGAAAAGTCCGCTCTCCGCAGCGGAGCTGGACCGGATCGCCGACGTCGGCGAGGTTGTGCGGGAAGCAAGGCGCATCTGGGGCGAGTCCGATGCCGCCGAGCGGTTCCTCACCCGCCCACATCCGCAACTGAGGGATAGAAAGCCAATCGAGGTCGCGGCGACGGAAGGTGGGGCGCAGGCCGTTCGTGAGCTCATGTCACGAATCGAGGAAGGAGCGCCCGGCTGATGGTGCTGCGAGCTGTTCGTGTCACGGCTCGCACGTATGACCCTCGGCGCTCGAGTGGTCGTGAGAATCGTTGGAATGCGGCGGGCCAGGCTGTCGTGTACCTATCCGAACATTTTTCGACTGCCCTTCTGGAAATGCTTGTTCACAGTGCTGGAGTGCCGGTGCCGTGCCATGCGGCCTGGGCGACAATCAGGGGTGGCGTCAGCGTCGAGGAACTCGATGTGGCGAAGTGGCCCGGCTGGGATGATCTGGACGATCAAGGGTTCGCTCGAGCCGCAGGCTCAAAGTGGTTCTCGGAGCATAGAAGTGCCTGCCTTCTTGTGCCGTCGGTACCCGGGCGGCCATTCGAGCGTAACATCGTTGTGAATACCACCCATAAGCTGGCCGGGAGGATCGTGTGGGAGACCACGGTCGAAGTTCCGTGGGATCCGCGAGTGTTCGGCTAGCGAGCAGGCTGAAGTACAGATTTCGACGGGCCCGGCTCTACGGCAGATAACCCATAATGCGTGGGGAAACAACCAGGGCTTTTTCGCCGTTTCGCCCGACTAGCTTTCACCCATGCTCGTCCACGCTTTTGCGGTATTGCTTGCGTTCCAGCAACCCGCCCCTCGAACCATCGCCATCGACGAGCGGCTGGCCGCCGACGCCCGAATTGCGATTGGAGATCGGCTCACCGTATCGGCTCAGTCGGGCGCCGCAAATGTTGACACTGTAATCGTCTCCGCGATCGTCAAGCGAGGTGCAGATCCCGCCGAGATCGCGCGCAGCGAGTACAGGATTCACATGCATCTGGATCATCTGCAGAAAATTGCGGAGTACGGAGACCGTGTCGACAAATTCGCCGTGGCCACTCGGGGCCCATCGGCAACCGAAGAAGCGCTTGCCGCAATCAACCTCGCCGCTTTTGGATTCCAGGCGCATCGGTCGCGCGACATCGCGGTAGAAACCTCGAAAACGTTTCAGGTCATCAGCCGGTTCCATCGGGCAATCGGGGTGATCACCATTGTCGCCAGCGCGATCTTTCTGCTCTGCATCATGCTGCTCAAAGTCGAGGAGCGGCGACGTGACGTAGCGGCTTTGCGTCTCATGGGGATTTCAAGGAGAACCGTCGTGCAGAGCGTCGTCATCGAGGCGGCGGTCCTGGCGGTGGTCGGAAGCGCGCTGGGAGTGGCGGTCGGCTTCGGGGCATCGCTGTTCATCAACTGGTATTACCAGAGTCTTTATCGCACGCCGCTTTATTTTTCGATGATCACGCCGTCGATTATCACTCTTGCGGTGGGCTTGTCGCTGATACTGGGCATAGGCGCCGGGCTGCTTGCTTCGCTGCGTCTCGTGCGTACGCCGCCGCTGGCGCTTTTCGGACGCTGATGCGGCTGGCTCTGGCCTGGGCGGGGCTGAGAGGGCATGGCGTTCGCACCTTGCTTGCCATACTGGGAGTGGCGGTTGCCGCGGCGATGCTGCTCGACATGGTGATGATGTCGACGGGTATGCGCGAATCATTTCGTGAGCTGCTGCTATCGCGCGGATATCAAATCCGGCTTGCTCCCAAAGGGACACTCCCATTCGACACGGATGCCACCATCGAAGGGACGAGCCGCATCGTCGCCGTTCTTCGCGCAAATCCCGACATCGTGGCGGTAAGTCCGGTGCTGGGCGCAACCATCCACGTACCGGTTGGGAATCGTACGGTGACAAGCGCTGCGCTCGGAGTTATGGCCGAGGTGCAGGGAGATTACGAACTTCTGTCGGGCCGTGATCCGATTGCGTCCAATGCGATAGCGGTGAATGACGACTTCATCAGGGCGACAGGGGCACAAATTGGAGATACGCTTGAAGTTGCAACGGGTTATGACCCTCAGCTCAGGACCTTTGCTGCGTCGAAGAGACTGGTGGTGACGGGTCGCCTGCGCTTCATCTACGGCGCCATCAATCAGCCCGCGACCGCGATTCGACTCTCGACACTTCAGGAAATGGGTGGAGCGGTGCGTACGGATGATGCGTCGTTGTTCATGCTCAAGGTTAGGGATGGTGCCGACGTCGAGCGCATCCGCCGGTGGATCGAACGCGGGGTGCCGTCGGTGAGTGCGATCTCAACAGCCACCGCGATTGCGCAGGTGGACGAGCGGCTCAGTTATTTTCGCCAACTGGCATTCATCCTCGGCACCGTCAGCCTGTTTGTCGGATTTCTGCTCGTAACGACGCTCGTGACTGTGTCCGTCAACGAACGCATCGGCGAGATCACGGTAATGCGCGCGATCGGCGTCTCGAAAGCACATATCGTGCAACAGATTGTGATGGAGGGCATGGTAATCAGCCTGGCTGGCGCAGTTGGCGGGCTGGCGCTGGGCCTCGGGACCGCCCGGTATCTCAACAGCATTCTCTCGAGCTTTCCCGGGCTTCCGATGGCCATCGATTTCTTTCTTTTCCAGCCGCGATCCGCGTGGACGGCGATGGGATTGCTGACGTTATCGGGAGTGGCGGCGGGTGTGTATCCGTCATTCCGGGCCGCGTCGCTTCCCATCGCGACGACTCTCAGAGAAGAGGCGATCGCGTGATATACCGGCGCCCGATATGTCTCTGCCCGCAGGCCGACGAGTGACAACTATCGGTGCCGATCGAGCCGTGCGTGATGCTGCAGCGAGCGCGGCAGGCAACGTCGTCGAAGCGCGCGATCTCGCTCGCGAGTACAGGTTTGGCAAGGAACGCGTGCATGCGCTCCGTGGAGTGACGTTCGACATTGCCGATGGCGATTACGTGGCGATCGTCGGACCCTCGGGGTGCGGCAAGTCGACGTTGCTCAATCTGCTCGGCGCTATCGATCGCCCAACGAGCGGCTCGGTCACCATTCGCGGCGAAAATGTCGGAGCAATGCGCGACCGCGAGGCGACTTTGTTCAGGCTGCGTAACATCGGTTTCGTGTTTCAGAGGTTCTACCTCATGCAGACTCTGTCGGCGCGCGAGAATGTGGAATTGCCGATGGCCGAGGCGGGCGTGAAGTCGGCAGAACGTGTAGCGAGGGCGAGGGAGCTGCTCGCGTATGTGGGCCTGGAACACCGTGAACGGCATCGTCCGTCGGAGCTGTCGGGCGGAGAGCAGCAGCGTGTGGCTATCGCCCGTTCGTTGTCCAACCGTCCCGCGATACTCCTTGCCGATGAGCCAACCGGAGAGCTCGACGCGAGAACCGGGGCCGATATCATCGGCCTCTTCGAACGGCTCAATGGGGATGGCACCACGCTTATCGTAGTCACCCATGACGAGGAGCTTGCACGCGCAGCCCGGCGCCGCATCCACATGCGCGACGGAGTCATTGCGTGATCCCGCTTCTCGCGCTGAGGAACATCGTGTCCCGCCCATGGCGCGCGCTGCTGCTGTTTTTCGGGTACGGCGTTGGAGTTGGAGTGATGGTCGTGCTCCTTTCGATTGGCGAAGCGCTGCTGAGTCAGGCGCGCGACGAGCGGCTGGTGGGTGGCGGGTCAATTACGGTGCTGCCTCAGGGCCTCGACGTCGAGGTAATGAAGACCGGTGGTGTGGGCGGTCTCTATTTCTCCATCGACCACGGGCGGTTCGTCTACGATCAACTTCTCGCGTCGCCGCGGTTGTCGAACGTGATAAGCGCTGTGGCGCCCCAGATCGACGGCCGCCTGACGTATCTGCGCTCGATGAGCGGCGCGGAGTACGCCGTGCGGGCCAGCGGCGGGGTGCCGAGTGCGGCAACAGCGGTGGGTGTGCCCCTCCAACTCGTCAGCGGCAGCTGGAAGAATGATGAAGGTGACCGGAAATGGATCTCCCCGACCCCGCGCGAGCTGCGCGACGAGATCGATCATTTTCATCTACCGCCTGACAATGTTGCCAACCGCGAAAGCTGGGCTGAGTGGCACTACTTCAATGTGATATCACCGGATAGCAGGCGATGGGCTTTCATTTCTTTCATCGTCGCGGGCGATGTAGGCCGTGAGAAATGGGGCGCGAGCGTGACGATCACGTTGCGGGAGCAGGGTGGGCGGTCGCGGAAATTTGTCTCATACATTCCGCGTGAGCGCGTCCGTTTCTCTACGACCGATGCCAATCTCGCGCTCGGCGGCTCGACCGTCACTGTCCGCCCCGACGGCAACTACGTCGTTGCCGCAGAAGCGCGGGAAGAAGGAGGGGGCGATGTCGTGCGTGTGAATCTCGTTGTCACACCCACGCCGCGTGCGTATTTCCCGGGCGCATCGCTTGGGTCGAGAGAGCTCGTATCCGGGTATGCGGTACCGGCGTTGCGCGCGAATGCCGATGGCAGGATCTGCGTCGGCGGAGCATG
This genomic window contains:
- a CDS encoding protein phosphatase 2C domain-containing protein, whose amino-acid sequence is MAYPSVTEAGEAAPAAHKRPEKGELDVYGLTHRGLVRSHNEDHFLVCTLQKRMEVSHTSLPDISQLGGTERLAFIAMVADGVGGAAAGEEASRLALEGVTRYVSQALSCFYNNDSANDAGFMQELEEAALKVHNELAATAAENSALRGMATTLTLWIGLGPRAFLVQVGDSRCYSLRGGKLVQISRDQTMAEEMITQGVLSREDAAGSRLANILSSAIGGPQAAPVVRRLEQAEGSVGLLCSDGLTRHVSDDRIRDRLVSMTSAQQACETLLQDALDAGGSDNITIIVGRKIPGAGELVARDGHLA
- a CDS encoding antitoxin Xre/MbcA/ParS toxin-binding domain-containing protein, with the protein product MAAIRPHSHRADQLSHRFITGLFGGDDWQSLHQLMQTGLEKKAFRAQTVTEFLEHAVTEVAARSALRSYLVADRSWKRRVSEKSPLSAAELDRIADVGEVVREARRIWGESDAAERFLTRPHPQLRDRKPIEVAATEGGAQAVRELMSRIEEGAPG
- a CDS encoding RES domain-containing protein, with amino-acid sequence MVLRAVRVTARTYDPRRSSGRENRWNAAGQAVVYLSEHFSTALLEMLVHSAGVPVPCHAAWATIRGGVSVEELDVAKWPGWDDLDDQGFARAAGSKWFSEHRSACLLVPSVPGRPFERNIVVNTTHKLAGRIVWETTVEVPWDPRVFG
- a CDS encoding FtsX-like permease family protein translates to MLVHAFAVLLAFQQPAPRTIAIDERLAADARIAIGDRLTVSAQSGAANVDTVIVSAIVKRGADPAEIARSEYRIHMHLDHLQKIAEYGDRVDKFAVATRGPSATEEALAAINLAAFGFQAHRSRDIAVETSKTFQVISRFHRAIGVITIVASAIFLLCIMLLKVEERRRDVAALRLMGISRRTVVQSVVIEAAVLAVVGSALGVAVGFGASLFINWYYQSLYRTPLYFSMITPSIITLAVGLSLILGIGAGLLASLRLVRTPPLALFGR
- a CDS encoding FtsX-like permease family protein; the protein is MRLALAWAGLRGHGVRTLLAILGVAVAAAMLLDMVMMSTGMRESFRELLLSRGYQIRLAPKGTLPFDTDATIEGTSRIVAVLRANPDIVAVSPVLGATIHVPVGNRTVTSAALGVMAEVQGDYELLSGRDPIASNAIAVNDDFIRATGAQIGDTLEVATGYDPQLRTFAASKRLVVTGRLRFIYGAINQPATAIRLSTLQEMGGAVRTDDASLFMLKVRDGADVERIRRWIERGVPSVSAISTATAIAQVDERLSYFRQLAFILGTVSLFVGFLLVTTLVTVSVNERIGEITVMRAIGVSKAHIVQQIVMEGMVISLAGAVGGLALGLGTARYLNSILSSFPGLPMAIDFFLFQPRSAWTAMGLLTLSGVAAGVYPSFRAASLPIATTLREEAIA
- a CDS encoding ABC transporter ATP-binding protein, which translates into the protein MSLPAGRRVTTIGADRAVRDAAASAAGNVVEARDLAREYRFGKERVHALRGVTFDIADGDYVAIVGPSGCGKSTLLNLLGAIDRPTSGSVTIRGENVGAMRDREATLFRLRNIGFVFQRFYLMQTLSARENVELPMAEAGVKSAERVARARELLAYVGLEHRERHRPSELSGGEQQRVAIARSLSNRPAILLADEPTGELDARTGADIIGLFERLNGDGTTLIVVTHDEELARAARRRIHMRDGVIA